In Phalacrocorax carbo chromosome 1, bPhaCar2.1, whole genome shotgun sequence, the genomic stretch TGTTCAGCACAGCCTTCTTTGACACACAGTGGGTGAACAAGCAGATGGGAAAGGCTCAGTAACTTACTGGTGTCTCCCTCCGGAATCAGGGACCAAAAAGGCCCACCTTTTACATAGCAGAACTAAGGACAGGGATCAGTGGTCATACTGTGATTAAATGGCATCAGAAATCACCTACGCTGAGGTGAAGTTCAACAATGCATCACCAGCTGCAGTGGTCAAAGGTAAGGAACGGATGGGTCGTTCAAGGGAAGGGGACctggaaggagcagggctgAAGAACAGGGAATGGAAACTTCTTTCTGTGACTGGTTCCTACCTGGCCTTGACAAATTGGTGGGGAAAAGGAGTTGTCTACCATTACATGTGCAGACTGGAGGAGTTTTGAAATAAGAGGGTCAAGGAATGTCTACAAGAGGAGAGGTGGGAATCTTTAGGTGGTTGGAGCTGCAACATGAACAAAGATGACTACTGGGAGCACAAAGAGTAGGTTTCAAGTGAGCATTCAGCAAGGAACATACTTGGGCCCCCTTAGTCCTTATCCCTGGTACCATGCAGGCAGTAGCTGCCTCTCTATATGTTATCCAGTCTTGGATGAGAGAGTAATTTTTGGACAAATACTGAGTACCAACAATAGAGAGTACGGTTTATTACAATCAATCTGATCTGTCACAAAGGTGGAGGGGCTCCCAGGGCAGCAAATGGCAGCAAATGAACCCAAGCCCTGGCTGCTACTGCTCTTCCCTCTGAGAGAGTAAGGCTACAGATTCCTGCTTATGGGgacagcaggagtagggaacAAACATGCCTCCttacagaagagcagaaaatttCACTCTGCCATCActcctgaaaaataattaacacaccaaacaattttttcattgcttttaaaaatcacgGTTGTAAAATGGTGCCTTTACTAGGCTTTGTATAAATTTAAGACATGTTCTGGTCAGTATGTATTCTGTAGTTATTATGCCACAAGTAGGAACATATAGAGATGTTCCATGTATGGCTCATTTCTTCTACCCTTAGATGCAGGACCCTACACAACAGCAGGTTCCAGAGGGGTAAAAGTAGGTGTGcataaatgaataaatgaataaatgaataaatattgcTGCTAAGGATATTATCTTGCCTATATACTGCTTCACCTCAGTTTTACAATCCCAAACAGACCAGGCATCAGCTCCAGGTTTATTCCTGGCCTCCTCTAAGGTATGAGTCATGGAAATAAAGAATGTGCATACTCCTGACTGCCTTGAAAGCTCACTGTTTTCAATGCACCAAGATTAGCTGGTTCTGGTTACAGCTAGTATTTCCATCATGGTGAGGTGGGGGTGGTGGAAGTTCTCTACTATGTTCCCAGTGACCTGTTCCAAAGACACCTTATCCTGCCATGTTTGCCTATGCTGCTGATGCCAGGCTCATGCTATAGGTTTGGCTGTGTCCTTAGGGTCTGTCTTTTAGTGCACCTGTCCAAGTGCTTATATGTTGAATTCAGAGAAGTGTCCAGTAGTACCATTGCACACAGTGCTAATGCCTCTCACAACCTCATAGTATGCTTGTAAGATAAGAGTTAGAATTGAAAATTGTTGAAATATTGAGGGAGTCTTGCTGCTCTGTTGTCTTTCTGAGTGGTTACTCTGGCCATGCAGGCTCCATGCTGATAATGGCCAAGCTCACCTGGGTTTTGCCTTCTGTAGCCTCTTCTAGTTGGGCTGTAGAGATAACAAAATTTGCAATCATTGGAAGAtagagaggagaaggcagcagctaATCAATGTATAATCTGTGGCAGGAGATGGCAGAGACTAGTGGGGTGGGTTTCATACCACAGTGCAGTTAGGATTCCTGCATTTCCAACCAGGATTTCCCAGGCAGAAATGTAGGCATCTGTGCTGCACAGCACTTGTTACATTTGCCTAGGAGATGTTGAGTTTACATGCTAAATAACAAGCACATGCTCATCAGGATCAGGTCTGTTGTGTTGTGATCATGCTGGACATGATGCAAGCATGCAGACTAACTCTAGGAAGTGTTTTGCAGGGAGATTAACCCACTGAGTATGCACAAAATCTACTGCACTTCAGTTGTGTTGGTGAGGTGAGTGCATACCGCCAGTGCTCTCTGTGTCACATGGGTGTGAATGTGAGATGCACAGGTTAAACATTTAATCTGTGGACATGCAGCACATCAGAAAAAATCGTTTGGACTGGTTGGATCTGTTGTCTGAAATAGGTGGCTGGACTCCAGATCACGATCCAGGTCCTTGTTTTCACTACAGACAAAAGCTCTGGCTAGAAAAACATGATTTGGCCAGGGAAATCTGGATCTTGTCTGTCTATAAATGTTTACTCTTGTGATAATGAAAGATGATGCTTTTTGCCCTGCTCTAACAGCCTTCCCCAAGCTCTTCGGAAGTAGTCAGAGGCCTTCCCCAAACAGCAGGTTTCTGGAAGTCTTGTTCACTAGGCATGGCAGGCACATGTGGTTGCTGGCAGACTGGGGAGTTTCATGCTGAACAATGAATGAGGTCTCTGTAAAGCTTATCATTAATATCAGTCTCTCTCAAAACTTCTTTGCTCCTGTCCTGCAGCAAGTGCTGTTGTCTCTTTACCCTCCTGTTTCCTCTGGCTTGTATATGTGCCACAACCTAGAAGAGTCTCCTAACAAGTGTTTGCTTCTCCTTCATGTGACCTCCTCAGCACTGGCAGTATTCCTCTAGACAAAAATCAGGCCCTGGCAAGTGTGAATCTGAGCAGGATACTTTACTCAGGCTGCTGGACACAGCCCTCTGGTCTCCCCAGgcacccagcccagcacagcctaATTCTACTACAGCAAATCTCTGAACCCTGGGTTGGAAAGCAGAgatggaagggaaaataatttctttttctcttccagtgaTTCTGTGCCATCATTGCTTTACACATTTTTTGTCTCCTGCCCTCATTCAGTTTACACCAACCTTCTACACAGAAAGTCCAAAAAACtaagaagaaactgaagcaggCATAAAAAGTTTTCTGGGGAGAAGTCAACATGAACTGTTCATGTGAATGCCTCAGGTATCACAcagaacaatattttatttggcagCTCTGGGCACAATCTAGAAAGACATGGTTTCACTCCAGATTTTGAGGCATGTGAAGGCCTCACCCCCAAACACCAGCAATTAGCAATGCTAGCTCaccagtggggctggggctaTGAACAGTATCGCTGAACCTGACCTTCTCCAGAAAACACAGAGATCCCCTGCTCTGTCCCAATCTGCCCCTCTCCCAAACTGTGTAACTTCCACATCAGAAATGAAACTGCACTTTTTTTTGAGCAGATCTCCCTTGAGTTGTACATCCTTGGTATGCAGGCTGACTGAAGCATAGTTGATTGTGTTGTTGTGTTTGGTACTTTTAGTACCTCCTGAAATGAAGAAGCATGAGCACCACTCCCAGAAATACCCTTCTTGGCTCCCGTGGCTGATCTCACTGCTGCTCCTCTTGGTGTGCATTGCCCTTATCATTTTCCTCCTTGGTGAGTATCTGCAGACTAGTTACGGGAGAGAGGTCTGGGGGAAGTGctgggagaaaagcagagaaaacgAAGCCCAAAGGGGAACATCTCCAGCCAGGAGGGAGCTTTTACTCAGGAACCATTTCTGTCCTGAGAAAGGATGCAAGTGTCAACATTTAGTCTCAGAAAACCTCAGTGTTGAGTATCTGAAAGGTATGTTTAGAAGCAAAATCGTTCCTGATTATTTAAACAGTGGGGATTTAATGTTAGGTACAGTTGCAACATGACACAAACTTCTCTCTTGCAGGCCAGCCAAACCAGATGTTTTGGCCAACTGGTGTGCAGGAACTAGGGACTACCACAGCATTATGCGAGATGGTTCTGTTGTACATATCCTCTTTCTTATGATGGGAAGAGTTAGATAGGAAGGGAATTCTGGAGGTCTCTAGTCTAATGCCCCATGTGAAGCATGGCCATCTTCGAATTTCAGGGTTGTTTGGGCTTTCTGTAAGGTCTCTTTTCTGCCCTGACTTTGTACATGTCTGCATACATCCCCCAAATCTTCCACTGTTTACCCTGAGGCCTTTTCAGTCTTCCCAGATTGTACATCCCCATCTTGCTCATTCTCTTTGGAACCGTGGAACAATTCTCTACCACACAAGTAGAACTTAATTACATttagcagagggaaaaaagcctgGAGATGACAGCATAAGTGTCTATACAGGCAGCTGGACCTGCACTTGAGCTCTCTAGGTGCATTGACACACTCTGTGTCCTAAtagaaaacacagcttttcacAGTTAGTCCTGGCATCTCCAGGATTAACTGCGCAGTGCAGACCCTCATACCTTTTTAGTGTTAACTGCATTCTACTAGCATAATTCATTAAAAGTGATTCTTGCACACACAGTTTGCAGAGATGGTGATAACTGTTGGTTCTCATTTTCTGCATTCTCATTCATGGCATGTTTGCACAAATTGTCAATAAAGGTGATGGATTCTGGAAGAAAGCATGCAGTCAGGCTAAATTGATGAAGTCCCAGAAGCCTGTGTTGCTTTGTTTCCAAATGTATTGTTTCACAATACTCTGTTAAATGGTTTGGGAGGTTTAGGGTAGGCTGTTAGAGTCTAATACTGTCTGGCCAGGTTCTTTTAGATATTCCACACAAGGAAGGACTAATCTTTAATGTCAAATTTACTTATCCAAATTAACTGATGTTACATAGGATTTTGATTTAGCAGAGTGACACAGCAATGCATTTAAATAGAAACCCATGTACAAATTGCACTTAGCAGAGGGTAGTGATTGCAATGCACAGTTGAATCACAATACAAATGTGATTCTCGTTGCCAGTCTCTGCAACATGGTCAACATCAAGACACTGGGTGTCCCCATTCACCAAGAAGGACTATGTGGGCTAAAGCCAGCTCATTGCTTTCTTCAGACATGGTCTTGTTGGTCATTCAgttttttatatgcttttgaACTGAGGCACGAATACCCTTGCCCCATGCTGGTCTGGCTATCTTAGGAAGACACTGCCTTCTTTTTGCTCTTTAGAGGGATGAACGGTTACACAGCTGGTGAATTCACTCACCTGATAGCACTGGTTGGTTCACTCGCCTGAACTAGAACAAAGGCCACCATCTGGTCCCCTTTGTGTTGAGACGAGGCCACCTTTCTTTGCACAGGTGTGGTCAGCCACGCATCGCCCTTGCCCATCTCCTCTGAGCCTGCTCCTGTTATAGGAATTCATTCATCAGTCACAGAGGCCGCTATGATTACTCCGCCCTCCTCACTAGTAACAGTATTTCCGTGTGAAACGGTTGATAAAAATAGACATCTGTAGCACACCCTGATCAGCTTGCAATCAAGATCCCCAGAGTCTTTGAGTTAGTGATAACTCTGCAGTCCTTCAGGTTGTGGATGTGGCCTGCTGACACCTGTCACCAACACTGTATTGTTCCCCATAAACTGGTTAGGAGTTTACCTTGCAGCCTGGTTTCAGCAGCTCTAGCTGTATGTGATTACCTTCACCTGGAGTGTCTTGGCTGCTGCCGAGGTAGACCCTTCTTATGTGTTACTCGTCCAAGTTACTGTTGATGTCTATCTTAGGAAGAGAGGAACCGTGTCACCAAAGTGCTCCTTTTTATTCACTGATTGTAAAGAGATTTAGGCGGGCAGCTTGGCTGTAGGTATCTACATAGTAAATGCCTGTGGCTGGGTGGAATCCATCCCACCCTGCCCGGCATGTCCTCGGTGTGAGGTCCTTCCAGTGGTACTTCTGCTCTCTGACATGGAAGATTGTCTCTTCCTGCCTGGGAAGGCAGCCATGGCACTTGTTTGGGCCAGTTTTCTCAGAGCCTTGGACCAGGGATCCACCAACCCCACACCTTCAGCTGCACAGCCCCCAAGGGGGCCTGATGTCAGCTGCTAGGTGCTGGGACAGGGTCTGTTGGCAAACCACAGGCCAGCAATGGCCACCAGGCACTGCTTGGGTGGGTCTTGGGCTTCTCTAGGTTTGCTGGCCAGGTCGCCCTGGCTAGATCTTGTCAGTCATTGGGCAAAGGAGTCCTTGCGGGCAGCTGTGAGATGGTGGGAGCAGAAATGCCTGTTCCCTTTGCTGAGAGGGTGGCAGTTGCCACTTGTGAAATGGAAAGAGACGGCCTGAGGAGAGGTGATGCTGAGACAGTGCTTGGTggggaaatggggaaaagagagagaagccCAGAGATGGTGTGtgaggagctgggaggaaggggtaatcctgctgcctctcctctccctttccagtCGCATCCTTCTCCCATAGCAGCGACcagcccacagccctgcagcagaaattCATGGAGTGGTGGTGCGTCTCTGCAGTGCCACAAGGGAAAGGTCAGTAGTGCTggcaggggtgcaggaggtCTTTGGGATGGGGACAATGAATGCTGGGGTCTGCTATGACAGCAAGCAGGAGTGGGAGCAGACTCCAGAGAGGCAGACTGCAGGGGAGAGAGGTGGGGATGAAAAGGGTTTCCTGCTAACAGCTatgggggaggagagggccATGCCAGTGATGTCCTGAAGGGCAGGGTGGCTGTGAACACTGACAAAACAAAAGGGACAGCAATAGAGCTGCACAGGGAAGGTTAACAATGGAGCAACAATAAAAGTGCCGCTCTAGTCAAGGGAAAGAAGCCAGATTCCTTGTTCCCTGGGGCTAAAGCCCTGAAGGAGACTACAAGGAGAAGTCAAACCAGATCAGCAAAATAACTTTGTCAAGACCTGAGATCATGTTACAAGGATTACCCTGGGTTTGTGTGCACAAAGCTCACTGGTCAGACCCCAAAGCAATTGGAGGAACTATCTGTAGTATCCTTATTTTTTCAAGCCCTTTCTGTCAGGAAAAGTGACCTCAGGAGAACACGAGCATTGTTCCTGGAGAACTGGGACCCTTGCAGTCACCATCTCTCTTGTTATTAGCATTCACCCCTGTGATCTCTCCTGCACAGGGCAAGGCTGGACGTGCTGCCCGAAGGGCTGGAAACAATTTCAAGAAATGTGTTACTACCTTGCGGATGATGAGATGTCTTGTGCTGAGAGTGTGC encodes the following:
- the LOC135315363 gene encoding C-type lectin domain family 4 member E-like isoform X1, which codes for MASEITYAEVKFNNASPAAVVKVPPEMKKHEHHSQKYPSWLPWLISLLLLLVCIALIIFLLVASFSHSSDQPTALQQKFMEWWCVSAVPQGKGQGWTCCPKGWKQFQEMCYYLADDEMSCAESVQNCTGMGSHLVVINSEAEQVFLTNELRQYPLARNYYIGLNAQVVGQWQWVDQTPYNEAAAFWRSGEPSNVAAEKCAAIHTSSVTRNWNDVRCEEHYRICEAAAVTV